The window atttaaataattgctacaaagttgttttttaaattttctttttaattgtaattcatTGAAgattgatcaaaaaaaaaaatggatgcAATATAAGCAAGACCATAGACGACTTCATAGTCGAGTGTTAAGACAAATatatagattagcctatagacGAGTGTAAAGACGAATCCTTAGACGAGTATTAAGATATGTCCATAAAAGCAGAGTTTTTCAACGATATACAAGTTTTTAGACGAGTCTGTAGATGAGTTAATAGATGAGTTTATAGACGAGTTTACAAACAAgtttatagacgagtctatggacaaatttataaactgttctatagatgagtttatagtataattcatagataagtttatagacaagtttataaaGTCTACGGTCAAGTTTATAGGcgagtctatagacaagtttatagacgagcctatagactagtttatagacgagCCTATACACAAGTTTATAAACGAATCAATTGTCAAGTTTATAGAGGAGTCCATAGACAAGTTCATAAACGAATTCATAGACAAGTTTGTAAAAGTGTtttagacgagtctatagacaagtttattaATGAGTCTATAGACGTCTTTATAGACGAGTTTATAGATAAGTTTATAGACGAGTTTATAGATGAGTTTATAGATAAGTTTACGAAACTACAGACGAGTCTATAGAGCAgtttatagataagtctatagacaTATTTAGAGACTAGTCTAAATACATGgttatagacgagtctatagagaAGTTTGTAGAGAAGTTTGTAGACAAGTCTgtagacaagtttatagacgagtctataaaCATGTTTACAAGCGAGGCTATACacatgtttatagtctagtttatagacaagtttatagactagtctatagtctatagacaactttatatactagtttataggTAAGTCTATAGatatgtctatagactagtttatagacgagtctatagaatagtttacagtatatagactaatttatagacgagtctatagactagtttatggacgAGTCTTGTCTTTAAACTAGAGAGTTTATAGAAAGTCTATATAGGATAGTCTATGGATGAGTTTATACACAAGCCTaaagattagtttatagactagtctgtagacgagttaatagacaagtttatagaccagtctatagacaagtttatagacaAGTTCGTAAacgagtctatagacaagttagaccagtttatagactagtctattgacaagtttatagacgagtctatagacatggttatagacgagtctatagacaagtttatagacgagtctatagacatgtttatagacgagtctatagagaagtttatagacgagtctatagtttgtttatagacgagtctataaaCAAGATTATATATGAGTCTATAGACAATTTAATAGACGAGTCTGAATACTAGTTTATGGTcgaatctatagactagtttatagacgagTCAGTCTAGTATGTAAACGAGTTAagagtctataaactagtacaTAAACAAGTCTNNNNNNNNNNNNNNNNNNNNNNNNNNNNNNNNNNNNNNNNNNNNNNNNNNNNNNNNNNNNNNNNNNNNNNNNNNNNNNNNNNNNNNNNNNNNNNNNNNNNTATAATCGACTAGTTAATATACGTGTCTATTGGCAAGTTTATAGACGAGTCTGTTATCGAGTTTAGAAACGATATAAACGACGAATCAATAAACAATACGAATCTATATGCAATGGatagacaaatttatatacgagtctatagacaagtttataaacaagtctatagacaagttaatagacaagtccatagtcGATTCAATAGACAAGTTTTTAGTCGAGTCTATGGATAACCCGATAAGATTATAGACgagtttatacatacatacaagttcatagaaaagtttatatttatagacgagtctatagacaagtttttGGACGAAATTATAGTCGATTCAATGGACAAGTTTTTAGTCGAATCTATTGATAAgtagatgagactatagacgagtttatagactaatttaCAAAAGATTATATGGACGAGTTTATAGAGGAGTTTATAGTCGATTCAACAGACAAGTTTTTAGTCGAGTCTGTATATGAATTGTTAATATTATAGAGGAATTTATTATGGACAATGGACAAGTTTTTAGTCGAGTCTTTTGATAattagataagactatagacgaatTTATAGACTAATTAACAAAAGAATATATGGACGAGTTTATAGAGGAGTTTATAGTCGATTCAATAGACAAGTTTTTAGTAGAGTCTGTAGATGAGTTGTTAAGATTATAGAAGAGTTTATTAATCAATTTATAAATGATTATATAGACGATTTTATAGAAGTTAATATAAGAGTTTATTGAGAATTTTATAGACGAGTATATAGACGAATCCATAGACAAGTTTTTAGACGATTCCATAGACATGTTTAGTGACCAGTCTGTATACAAGTAGATAGTCGAGTTAACAGACTAATTTATAGACGACTTTATTGACCAGTTTTTGGAAGAGGCTTTGGACGAGTttttagacaatactatagagaAATTTAGAGAAGActttataaactagtttatgaactaatctatagactggtttaCAAACTAATCTACAGAGGAGTTTTTAGACGAAACTATAGACGAGTTAAAAGTCAAAGCTATAGATGAGTTTATTGATGAGtctgtaaataaacaaataaaatgtatacaactataaaaattttgaataaaagagTAACTTcattatttctttagaaaataaaagataATAAGATGAAATGTTATTGATACAGGGTCGGTTAACTACTGCGTAGTTTCATTTTCTTCAACAATAGTGTACACGAGGTCAGAAATTAGtggttaataataaaatctgaacacttttatagaaaaataatctgCGTCTTTGCGATTACATTTCATGGTATTATTCTAAaagatttttgtgaaaatgCTAGTACAGCCATGAAACTTGAATGAATAGGTTTTAAAAGACGAGTTAGTTTACTTTtgtgtggatcggtctataattgaccctgaCATATATAATATAAGGTCTTCTTCAGAAATTTACTGTTAcactttttcctttttcagcataaACTAGTTTTGTATTAGGTAAAATCTATGTACTTACATTTGCTAGGTAGCATAGGTCTCCTGAAGGATAGGGCATAACCCCTTTACCTTCACAGTGGATCGGTCCACATTTGATATTGACCCGCGTATAAGGCTCTTTTCAGAAAACTACCCTAAcgcttattactgactcaaaaatgaaaaaaaaaaacattctctgCATGATTCTGAGTTTGggaggatcgatccataattgatcataccTGTATCTGTATGATCCTGCTTTTGGAAGGATcgttccataattgatcctacccttATATAAGGTATCCTTCGCAAAAATGACTTTACTGCTCATTGCGTGCTACAAATACGAACACAGCAATGAAGTGCAATATAAGCAAGTTTAAGCACGAACCCAgttttatgaggatgagtccataattgaccctacaacTGCTATAAACCGATGAGGATAGGTTCACAACTAACTCCACCCCTTTTACAAAAACTAGTGGAAAAATGATTCGGTTTTAAAAgttaagtaagttagttatttagttagttagttggatagttcgttagttagtttgttggttagttagttagttagttagttagttagttaggtagttagttagttagttagttagttagttagttagttagttaggtagttagttagttagttagttagttaggtagttagttagttagttagttagttagttagttagttagttagttagttagttagttagttaggtagttagttagttagttagttagttagttagttagttagttagttagttagttagttagttagttagttagttagttagttagttagttagttagttagttagttagttagttagttaggtagttagttagttagttagttagttagttagttagtgaattcgttagttagttagtgaattcgttagtaagttagtagttatttagttgcttggtttgttagttagttggttagttagttttttagtaTGTTAGTTGGAAAGTTCGTCAGTTAGTTTGTtggttagttcgttagttagttggttggttgattgactggttagttatttagtaagttagttagttaggtagttagttagttagttagttagttagttagttagttagttaggtagttagttaggtaggtaggtaggtagttagttagtgaattcgttagttagttagtagttatttaattgattggtttgttagttagttaggtagttagttggttaatttggttagttagttagttggctagttagttagttagttagttagttagttagttagttagttttttagtaagttagttggatagttcgttagttagtttgttggttgttcgttagttagttagtttgttagttggttggttggttagttatttagttagttagttagttagttagttagttagttagttagttagttagttagttagttagttagttagttagttagttagttagttagttagttagtaagttaattagttagttagttagttaattagttagttagttagttagttagttagttggttagttagttggttggttggtttgttaattaaaaagaCAAGCGTTTAAGTAAAAGAGAGCTCTTTGTCTAGTTAGTTgcctagttagttagttggttggttggttggttggttggttagttatttagttagttagttagttagttagttagttagttagttagttagttagttagttagttagttagttagttagttagttatttagttagttggttggtttgttagttacaaaaacaaacatttaagtaAATGAGAGTTCTTTGCCTACCACTTGCGTAATGAATATTAGATTGAGAGATGGTTTAGGTGAGCTCCTTTATATCTTTCATACGTAGATATGTGTGAGTTTACATTTGAGTAAAAGAAAGAGAGCAATTCATTTACTAAAGAAGCTCTTTGCTTAGCTCCACTCTAATACAAACCTATAAATGAGATGATTTGTAGCTTTGCTTACTTATTGATTGTGTAAGCGTGAGTTCTCTTATGCTTTTAAATGCATATGAGATCTCTTTGACTATTTTGATGGTAAAAGTTATTGGTCTTCAGTTTTGTTCATTTTTCTATGtctcttttctttcttttctttttaagttcaTTATTTATGCATGTACAAGCTCTCATGCTAATGTTACAGCAAAAGATAACTCTTTAACTACCACTAAAtgtaaattccaaaaaaataaaactcatttttcaaaatatatgtttgtgttttttaatcTCAATTACTTGAatcatttatttcaatattatacattcttctttttcttcatACATCGTCTTTATCTTCTTCATACATACTTCtagttattttcattttgttttcacaactaaaaaatatttggtaaaatagaattgtttttttttcatatacatatatatatatcaagTGTTTCTGTACAGTTTACTTGATTGATGATCaattattataatacattttgttttttttatatgtaaaaaaataaactatacatttaacattttaataatattatatataaaaaattatttatgattaagCTAATAAATAGCTATAAACtatgctaaaaaaatatatatatatttaacaaaaataataaacaaaaaaaaaattaaaaaatgatttaattgtttttttaacctTTTGAGGGTTGTAAggggtaaaaaaaaaacaattaaaataaatctctttttaaaattattttctctaaaaaaaataaaattatacacaagtcttagaaattatttagagtgtgtgttgttgttgttttttttaataattattaaaatcactGGACGTTATGGAGGAGATAAACTacgttaaaaatgttaaacatttcaaaacttttttatttaacatggaGGAAGAGGAGGAGCTGTTAATGGGCCAGATGTTGGGAGGCCCCTTTAAAAAAGAGAAgaagtttttgacatttttgcaCGTAACTGATCTGCCAAATTAGTGCCAGTTGACatcgttttttttcaaaattcttttttttttttgtaaatttttcatataagtattataagtaatttgctataaaaagaaaaacaattatggcttaaaatctaataaaaaaattacaaaaaaacttatatatacattaAACTTGTTGATATGATCTGGTTAGTTATCGgtcgtttttgtaaaatatattctaatatatatGGAGGGGGGGGGGGTTTAATTTCAAAGTTAAAATGTTACTAAAAGGTTGTTGCAAGTTTGCTGTTTTTTAACGAAAAGGAGAGTGTTATATAGCGGAGttagatacatatatatatatatttaagccAATAGACTCTTAGTTGTTTTAAAGAAACCAATATTaagagtctagtttatataactataatatataatagattttttttgtaaatttcttttttttttgttttaatataaatttaacttaagtCCGTTAATTAATTTGAGGCCTTTATcacttagttttatatacattaCATCAATTTAATCACATCGTTAATCCATTAAACGTAAGCATTAATCAATTTCAATTATCAATCTCTCGCTCTCACTTTTCGCCTTTGCTCTCACACACTAACACTATTTAAAGTCCGTCTCTTTcgttcgttttttttctttctctttacTCTCAGTCTCTctctatacatatatatatataccaaTCACAAAATCACATATGACGCTCTCTGAAGTTCTCTCTTTCTTTGTTTTGCAAATCGGGGAGATATCAGAAGTTTACTTGTGATGCTGTAAAGGgagtaaaaaaaaagagaaaaaaaaattttgatattagttaaaaaatacttaataatgaCCATGATAAGAATGAGAAAAATGATGGCTTAGATCCACCTCATGTCCTTCATGTCCTTGATATTCCTCTTGATGATGAGAGATAGGTTCATGATGTTCATGTTCGATTTTCTTGTAGTGGAATTCGGGTTCTTTGTAGCTGATGTGTTTCTCATGGTATTCGGGTACATGCTTTTCAATATGTACGGCTACGGGTTTTTCTACAGGCACCTTAACGGGATAGGGTACATGTTTCTCAATTTTAACTGGAATTTCCTTGACAACGGGATAGGGTGCGGGTACGGGCACCTTAACTTCATAGGGCACTGGTTTCTCAACATGTACAGGCACTGGACGATCATAAGGCACATGCACAGGAACGGGTACCTTTTTGATAACGGGCACAGGTACTGGTTTCTCAACATGATAGGGCACTGGTTTGTCAACATGATAAGGTACTGGTTTATCGACATGAACTTTGACGGGATAGTGTACAACCTTTTCGACGGGATATGGCTTGTCGACAGGAACATGTACTTTAACGGGATAAGGCACCTTCTTTTCGACTGGATAAGGAGCGGGCACATGCACTTTAACGGGTACATGTACTTTCTTCTCAACTGGATATGGTGCTGGTACGTAAACCTTAACGGGCACTGGACGATCATAGGGCACATGTACGGGATAGGGAATTTTCTTTTCAACTGGATAAGGAGCTGGCACCTCATGTGGTACTTTAACGATTTCCTTAACTTCATAAGGTACATG of the Lucilia cuprina isolate Lc7/37 chromosome 2, ASM2204524v1, whole genome shotgun sequence genome contains:
- the LOC111682930 gene encoding proline-rich protein 4-like isoform X2; protein product: MKLMRTAYLLAVVLLVATTYAHAEEEKQPAGAEEKKVEPKPAEAEKSADANDETTKTKRGLHHFEDYHHHHHYPIHEEKTLTIIKKVPEPYPVVKHVHVPVEKQVHVPIKVKVPKPYPVVKHVPYEVKEIVKVPHEVPAPYPVEKKIPYPVHVPYDRPVPVKVYVPAPYPVEKKVHVPVKVHVPAPYPVEKKVPYPVKVHVPVDKPYPVEKVVHYPVKVHVDKPVPYHVDKPVPYHVEKPVPVPVIKKVPVPVHVPYDRPVPVHVEKPVPYEVKVPVPAPYPVVKEIPVKIEKHVPYPVKVPVEKPVAVHIEKHVPEYHEKHISYKEPEFHYKKIEHEHHEPISHHQEEYQGHEGHEHHK
- the LOC111682930 gene encoding proline-rich protein 4-like isoform X1, with translation MKLMRTAYLLAVVLLVATTYAHAEEEKQPAGAEEKKVEPKPAEAEKSADANDETTKTKRGLHHFEDYHHHHHYPIHEEKTLTIIKKVPEPYPVVKHVHVPVEKQVHVPIKVKVPKPYPVVKHVPYEVKEIVKVPHEVPAPYPVEKKIPYPVHVPYDRPVPVKVYVPAPYPVEKKVHVPVKVHVPAPYPVEKKVPYPVKVHVPVDKPYPVEKVVHYPVKVHVDKPVPYHVDKPVPYHVEKPVPVPVIKKVPVPVHVPYDRPVPVHVEKPVPYEVKVPVPAPYPVVKEIPVKIEKHVPYPVKVPVEKPVAVHIEKHVPEYHEKHISYKEPEFHYKKIEHEHHEPISHHQEEYQGHEGHEVDLSHHFSHSYHGHY